A genomic segment from Labrus bergylta chromosome 3, fLabBer1.1, whole genome shotgun sequence encodes:
- the zgc:162297 gene encoding uncharacterized protein F13E9.13, mitochondrial, producing MTFLELFGRLKSVVIGMIHVKALPGTPLGCMKMSQITEEACREAEIYRDAGIDGLIIENMHDIPYSFSVGPEVCACMTAVCSAVRGVCPSLPLGVQILSSANQQALAVALASGLDFIRAEGFIFSHVADEGFLNACAGDLLRYRKQIGAEHVQIFTDIKKKHSSHALTSDVSIEETARAAEFFLSDGLIITGTATGVQADPRELREVSQSVKIPVLIGSGVTYENIQHYIGSNGMIVGSHFKDGGRWANAVDPEKVKRFMGKIRELRN from the exons ATGACATTTTTGGAGCTTTTTGGGCGTCTTAAATCCGTGGTTATTGGAATGATTCATGTGAAAGCCTTACCAG GCACCCCCCTTGGTTGTATGAAAATGTCCCAAATCACAGAGGAAGCGTGCAGGGAGGCAGAAATCTACCGCGATGCAGGGATT gatggTTTGATCATTGAGAACATGCACGATATCCCGTACTCTTTCTCTGTGGGGCCTGAGGTGTGTGCCTGTATGACTGCAGTGTGCTCTGCTGTGAGGGGGGTCTGTCCGTCCCTGCCCCTCGGAGTCCAGATACTGTCCTCTGCGAACCAGCAGGCCCTGGCTGTAGCTCTGGCTTCAG GTCTGGATTTCATCAGAGctgaaggttttattttttcccacgTGGCCGATGAGGGCTTCCTGAACGCCTGTGCCGGAGACCTGCTGAGATATCGAAAGCAGATCGGAGCTGAGCATGTGCAGATCTTCACTGAcatcaaaaagaaacacag ctCCCATGCGCTGACATCAGACGTGAGCATTGAAGAGACGGCGCGGGCCGCAGAGTTCTTCCTCTCAGACGGACTCATCATCACAGGGACGGCGACAGGAGTGCAGGCTGACCCGAGGGAGCTCCGAG AGGTTTCCCAGTCTGTGAAGATCCCAGTTCTTATAGGCTCCGGAGTGACTTATGAAAACATCCAACATTACATCGGATCAAACGGCATGATCGTCGGCTCTCATTTCAAGGACGGCGGTCGATGGGCCAATGCAGTCGACCCGGAGAAAGTGAAGAGGTTCATGGGAAAGATACGCGAGCTCCGAAATTGA
- the si:ch211-260e23.9 gene encoding tumor protein p53-inducible nuclear protein 2, which translates to MFGKILSHLLWNSDEDFEVADDELMEFEEGGWVIVNLPETRLLSAPEADPLENLLIEHPSMSVYQMRRSMSRAEEEKEEEEEEDGSDGDEEDSSRPVAVRRHISWRLAAWGIPLPCNIQLLAAQRAKVQHEGRKLSRSALHRQNLAKTRSSPAEKRYGHFKQPCQRLYNY; encoded by the exons ATGTTCGGAAAGATTCTCTCTCACCTGCTCTGGAACTCCGACGAGGACTTTGAGGTCGCAGATGACGAGCTGATGGAGTTTGAGGAGGGGGGATGGGTCATTGTAAATCTCCCAG AGACCCGGCTGCTGTCGGCCCCTGAGGCGGACCCCCTGGAGAACCTGCTGATCGAGCATCCCAGCATGTCTGTGTACCAGATGAGGCGGAGCATGAGtcgagcagaggaggagaaggaggaggaggaggaggaggacggctCTGACGGAGACGAAGAGGATTCTTCAAG GCCCGTGGCAGTGAGGCGGCACATATCCTGGCGTTTGGCCGCCTGGGGGATCCCTCTGCCCTGCAACATCCAGCTGCTGGCCGCCCAGAGAGCCAAGGTCCAGCATGAGGGCAGGAAGCTGAGCCGCAGCGCCCTCCACAGACAGAACCTGGCTAAAACACGATCCTCTCCCGCAGAGAAGCGCTACGGCCACTTCAAGCAGCCCTGCCAGCGCCTCTACAACTACTGA
- the LOC109997700 gene encoding protein C19orf12 homolog: MTYELKPGSNAIAYLFTVHGEDRNERNERNDHFITFLRGVKGLDAGMAPRVDDVMRLCCKISAHDQIKVAVKNSTKGAVVAGGAAFVCGMLAGPPGIAVGGAVGGLLGSWLTSGQFKPLPQILMELPSNQQQKLYNDVLAVIGTLDWTDAAQLIALVMGNATLQQQVTAALLNYVSKELRAEVRYQD; encoded by the exons ATGACGTATGAATTGAAACCCGGAAGTAATGCGATcgcatatttatttacagtccatggtgaAGACCGAAACGAGCGAAACGAGCGAAACGATCACTTCATCACGTTTCTGAGAGGAGTGAAG GGTCTCGATGCAGGAATGGCTCCTCGAGTGGACGATGTCATGCGCCTGTGCTGTAAAATATCAGCTCATGATCAGATCAAGGTGGCGGTGAAGAACTCCACCAAAGGGGCCGTggttgcaggaggagctgcgtTCGTATGCGGGATGCTGGCTGGACCTCCGGGGATCGCTGTCG GTGGAGCAGTCGGCGGTCTGTTGGGCAGCTGGCTCACCAGCGGGCAGTTCAAACCTCTGCCTCAGATCCTGATGGAGCTGCCTTCCAACCAGCAGCAGAAGCTCTATAACGACGTTTTGGCCGTCATAGGAACCCTGGACTGGACTGATGCAGCGCAGCTCATCGCCCTGGTGATGGGCAATGCAACGCTCCAGCAGCAGGTCACCGCTGCGTTACTAAACTACGTCAGCAAGGAGCTCAGGGCGGAGGTGCGCTATCAGGACTGA